The genomic stretch AAGTTATAACAACACTGTTGAGATTGCGTTTGAGATTGAACATGCAAACTTTTCTATTTATCAAAGTAGAaacacatctgaaatacaaataacTGAATCTGATGAAATAGGTAAGGTCATGAGCCTCAGGGTACAAGTGAACATTAACTTTCGATCTCTAGTGTTGATCATGTCACTAGTAGGAGAGAAGCATCCCGTTTAACACCTCGTTAACTCATTTGTAGAAGTCAAAGTCTGTCTCAGGCTTCTTCACGTTGGTTTGGTAGCCCTTCTCGAAGTCCTTGGGGAGGATAACATACCGATTTTTGCGGACAGCATGCATGCCAGCTTCTTGGCAAATAGCGGAGATATCAGCAGCACTGATTTTATCAGGCCTGGAGACATAATCTTCCAAATCGACCTCGTCACTCAAGTTCATCTTAGCAGTACAGACTTGGAAAACAAGCCTCTTCTGCCTACGGTCTGGCAGAGGGAACTCAATTTTCCTGTCCAATCTTCCTGGACGCAACAGGGCAGGGTCTAGAGTGTCTGCCCGGTTGGTGGCCATGATAACCTTCACATTCACCGTCTGGTCAAACCCATCCATCTGATTGAGTAGCTCCATTAGAATACGCTGAACCTCTCGGTCAGCACCGGTCTGGGCATCGAATCGAGCAGTGGCTATGGCATCAACCTCGTCGATGAATATTATAGCAGGGGCATTCTCTCTAGCCAAGCGAAACACATCCCGAACCATCCTCGGGCCCTCCCCCAAGTACTTCTGCACAAACTCTGAACCAGCCACCCTGATGAAAGCAGCGCTAGTGTGACATGCCACGGCTTTCGCAAGCATGGTCTTGCCGGTGCCTGGAGGACCATAGAGCAGCACTCCTCTCGGAGGATCAATGCCGATCTGCTTGTACAGCTCGTGATGCGTCAGAGGCAGCTCGACGGCCTCGCGGATTTCTTGTTTCTGGATATCACATCCCCCGATGTCCGTGTACAGGACGCTAGGCTTCTCCGATGGCCCGAGCAGTGAGATGCTGGAGTCCGCCTCGGGAGGCAGCACGCCGACGAgcgctttggagtggcggtgcagGGCGACCGACGCCGACGGCTTCAGCAGCTCGCGGTCGATGGTGCTGAGGATCGGCACGTAGTAGCTCCTGCCGGTGGTCGACCCCACGATGCCGTTGCTGCCGTCGACCATCTCCATGAACTGTCCAGTCACGAGGGGCGCGGCCTGGACCAGCTTCATCTCTTCCTGCGCGTGCAGCAGGTCGCGCATCAGGTGCTTCTGCTCGTCCTTTACGTACTCCTCCTGGATCGCGACGAACTCCATGCGACGCTGGAGCGATTGGAGGAGACCGTAGAGGTCGTCCTCGGCGGCGTAGgaagggccagaggtggcggggtAGCATGGCGGAGCCGCCGACGGGAGAGCTGCGGGAGCGGTGTGTGATACTGCTGCGGCCGACATTGCGGAGGGCTACTAGGTTTGCACTTTGCAGGCGGCCTCGGGTTTGGTGTTCGGGTCCGTCGAGCGGACGTGCGTGGGAATATATATAACGCAACGTGAATACGTGATCCGGGCGAACGGAAGTAGGGTCTCCTCATGATTCTTGTACTCCGTATTTGAGTCTATTTCAGACAGAATCCGTATTTGGTTCTATCAAGAGTTCTATACTGAAAGGCGAAATCGGTCTGTACTAGAGGCTCTCCAGCGTGCCGACGCCGACCAAAAGTGATCGTTTGCGCTAGCAAGTATAATAGAATCTATCTCCAGGCCAGATGCTCCACGCAAACTGGCCGGCCCATCCGTGGAAATCATTTAAGGTTTAAATTTTACGATTCTATAAGTTAAAGATCCTATGGTTTGCGATTCTACCGCTATCGTGGTGTAATTGGGAAACCGTTTTATAGGATAGTTGGCCGTACTATAAAAAGGGCCCTCGTATAAATAACATAGTCGTATCGTATCAttcagagagctcaaacctttgcatccttgcattaaTTTTTTTGGCTCTTTTTTGGATTTTacccatgtggtgttttagagctattgattattctcatgacaagctctagttcatcgaaaatgaaTTTCACATGAAATagctgttgcgttttcgatattagaGTTTTTTCCGGTTCTTCGTATAGAGACGTTTCAATTCTAAATTTGTGGAAAAAATACTACCTCAACCGTTCTTAATATTTTCACTCTTTGCGGGGTAAattttttcatcctctttccaacAATATTGGGTTCACCTAAATCGGAGTTTCTTAATTTAACTTGTTGCGTTTTCCATATTAGAGGTTTTACTGGGTTGTCTCTTTTAGATAGGTTAAACCTTTCTCAATTTATTTttatcctcctttgctggaatatgatggttctctgcatgatcttgtagatcttGTTGCCACCTTCGAAACgagtccaagatcatcaaaatcggactcCGGTTGCTCAAATTATGGCCGTTTCAATttcaactttttctatctttcccagGGCCGAAGACTCCAGTCTCGGGGTGGCCTGAGACTCCCCGCTGaacccagttttttttttttttggtttcgaaGTGTGCCTTGCTCCCAATATGGGGGTCCAGAGTATCCGGCCCTCGAGGACGGACTCCCAGGTCTAAAATGGCTGGAACTGTCATATTTCATGGGGGAGATCTATAAAAGCCCACTTCTTCCCCATGAGCCGTTGCTActcttttttctctctcctccattattgATCTTGAGTAGCTTGCTCCCTCTCACactaatccctccatgattcttgctcatatttgaggaaaagagagaggatatCTAGATCTATAATCCCACCAATCAAAttcccctctttgtgagggaatctctaGATCTAGTTCTTTGAGAGaaatttggtgtttctcctcttATTTGCTTTTCTTCTCTTATTtctccaatagcttttgtagctttgttgaaatTTAAGAGAtaaggatttgagcatctttgtggtgttcttgccaattGATTTGGTGCATCGATTTGAGTTATGCACGGTGACTCGTGGATGTGAAAGTGAGAAGGTTGTTCCTCTtgggggttcttggaaccctagacttcTTTGTGGCTTTGTGGTGTTCTTATGGCCTCCAATTATGTTGTGGAGATGTCTCAAGTTTGTGTCTTTGTGGATTACTTGGGGTTTCCAATTAAGTTGTAGAGTTTCCTCAagtgtgaggcctttgtggcgttttcTTTGGAGCCTCTAATTAAGTTGTGTAGTTTTCCCCAACCTTTGTGCGGGTTAGatgaccaccctcaaggttccatagtggatcgaggacttccctttTGGTGCGAAGGCTCGAGGAGAACACGGTGCGGCCTTTGTGGCGTTTGGggtgccttgtgcctccacaccgctccaacggagggtagcactcgcaagagtgtgaacttcgggatatatCGTCATCTTCGcgtcacctcggttattcctatacccgagctcttaacTTATGCACttcactttgtgatagccttcgtgcttgaagttatatatcttgctatcacatagttgtttgtccTGCTTAATATAAGTTATTGGTGCACATAGatgaaccctagtttcataagttttgtgcttgacaaattaaacgctagttttattttgcATTTTTTCAAGCCAtaatcgtaaaagttttaaaccgcatattcaccccctctaggcggcatccgtgtcctttcacggaGGCCGTACGGTGGCTCCACCGGAGCGGCACTGTCGAGGATCCTTGTATCTGCAAGCACTCCAATGAGGCGCGACCATGCTTGTACAAGGTCCTTACCATTATCAACGTAATCCAACTCGAATGACACCACCTTGCTTAAAAACATCAGCGGATCTACAAAAACCTAACTTGATTCGAAAGCAGGATCACAGTTGCTATTGTATGGGGGGACAATGGCGCTCGAGGTGATGCTGATAGTCCCTGCACAAATGCGGAAGTGGACGCT from Lolium rigidum isolate FL_2022 chromosome 4, APGP_CSIRO_Lrig_0.1, whole genome shotgun sequence encodes the following:
- the LOC124705475 gene encoding 26S proteasome regulatory subunit 6B homolog encodes the protein MSAAAVSHTAPAALPSAAPPCYPATSGPSYAAEDDLYGLLQSLQRRMEFVAIQEEYVKDEQKHLMRDLLHAQEEMKLVQAAPLVTGQFMEMVDGSNGIVGSTTGRSYYVPILSTIDRELLKPSASVALHRHSKALVGVLPPEADSSISLLGPSEKPSVLYTDIGGCDIQKQEIREAVELPLTHHELYKQIGIDPPRGVLLYGPPGTGKTMLAKAVACHTSAAFIRVAGSEFVQKYLGEGPRMVRDVFRLARENAPAIIFIDEVDAIATARFDAQTGADREVQRILMELLNQMDGFDQTVNVKVIMATNRADTLDPALLRPGRLDRKIEFPLPDRRQKRLVFQVCTAKMNLSDEVDLEDYVSRPDKISAADISAICQEAGMHAVRKNRYVILPKDFEKGYQTNVKKPETDFDFYK